The Maniola hyperantus chromosome 9, iAphHyp1.2, whole genome shotgun sequence genome includes a region encoding these proteins:
- the Rbp gene encoding RIMS-binding protein 2 isoform X3: MNAYGMSSGAETDALSRRLREAERARADAERMHADALAQLRSAQRSPHDSHNVEQLQSRVRELEKKAALETVRCEELQLELSSAMRARGTTTTATWSTQASQPASEIERIMAKIEQDNRILAELEHSRSTTHGIHSSGSNQALGEFHSPTPSPLPHSYTTATGHAALCQSNTMPTLSSLHATSQFTAPSSNSMAYSMSAHNPTSYSNPVSGSYGMSNTHQVTFTNPVTAPLVNNISQISSTLAGLQSNIQNLGNVSAMSLGGSLGPAITGTMTGTGLSSCLNNPPTSLPGGLTSTLAGLASNLSGALGNPLSNLTGGSQLGALNTSLTGASGYGSGAGTYTNPLLSSGLGTNTMNIKLKPIDEIDLGLSRYGTNNPSMVRAATPVTPHQPTWNLALDSQYGTDRIGNLENFLHDRGPRSIRLLPSNMMDTDVRNTHYMNGGATSEPQVDMLDIPGKGRCCVYIARFSYEPPEVETAEGELSICSGDYLLVWGPPDPNATMLDAELLDGRRGLVPANFVQRLVGDDLLEFHQAVVATLRDADETATTAISDLSLSRDVARLSEMADINEGPEDDDNVPAPRQLTLERQLNKSVLIGWTAPEGVQQANIESYHVYVDGVLKTTVKATERTRALVEGVDANRPHRISVRSVTATRRTSRDAACTMVIGRDTGNMGPTCVRASGVTCSQAVISWLPANSNHQHVVCVNNVEVRTVKPGVYRHTITGLAPSTQYRVTVRAKHLRAGPPGVPIEEAPGAYTDFRTLPKGLPDPPNEIMVEAGPQDGTLLVTWQPVLRPPASGPVTGYAVYADGKKVTDVDSPTGDHALIDIGKLIGLNPKCVTVRTKSRDSQSSDSAPTAIPPAVLRGVVARVPRGPGVGPTQPTQGFRGQRPQPYQQHQQVIEHDENLSDKEIYPTANRHDPQTTQQSGIPAIEITKEGAVEASSEDEEATRRRPQQASQPAQASQQPSSQQFPNTPAYHGTQQPPFQQGGQFPSNQPTQYPSQPQPYQNPPPRNHHERGRPPNPHQQQQMQQMQQMQQGQQGPMPQYGPRGAPPMGPRGPQPGQRPQQGHTQTKRCRYFMALFDYDPATMSPNPESCDEELPFSDGDIIKVWGDKDADGFYWGESRGRRGYVPHNMVAEVSEQEATGQTTAKPRDRWTDAYANQPVRRMVALYDYDPQELSPNVDADAELSFQTGQIIHVYGEMDDDGFFMAEIDGVRGLVPSNFLAEATDQYGAGSQPSQGVGVPGGRMANPGTIPGGGQGRGRGAPCGPGARGPPPPPRDNVAPAPRNHHRKTDACPLPPSQLDHNTCASNPEQANSQQARARGAASAPQTSIARTSAGNASTPTAQSPGSAATLAMPPIGTTTAVSTSPARRGGPAVVPAPTAQPATQAQQLPPTSQPNLMQKFSEMTAPGGDILSKGKELIFMKFGLGGK; this comes from the exons ATGAATGCGTACGGCATGTCGAGCGGCGCCGAGACGGACGCGCTGTCGCGGCGGCTGCGCGAGGCGGAGCGCGCGCGCGCGGATGCGGAGCGCATGCACGCCGACGCGCTCGCGCAGCTCCGCTCGGCACAGCGCTCGCCGCACGACTCGCACAACGTCGAACAGCTGCAGTCCAGGGTGCGGGAACTTGAGAAAAAG GCAGCCTTGGAAACGGTTCGTTGTGAGGAGCTCCAGCTAGAGCTGTCTTCGGCGATGCGGGCGCGCGGCACCACGACCACGGCCACGTGGTCGACGCAGGCCTCCCAGCCGGCCTCGGAGATAGAACGAATTATGGCTAAGATCGAACAAGATAACCGCATTCTGGCCGAATTAGAACATTCTAGATCCACGACCCATG GTATACATTCAAGCGGATCAAACCAGGCGCTTGGAGAATTTCATTCGCCGACACCGTCGCCGTTACCTCATTCGTACACAACCGCGACAGGTCACGCTGCCCTCTGCCAGAGTAACACCATGCCCACTCTCTCCTCTCTACATGCCACATCTCAGTTCACTGCCCCTAGCTCTAACTCCATGGCTTACTCTATGAGTGCGCACAATCCAACCTCCTATTCAAATCCTGTGTCTGGCTCTTACGGTATGAGCAATACACATCAAGTCACATTTACAAATCCTGTCACGGCTCCTCTCGTAAATAATATTAGTCAAATCTCAAGTACTCTGGCAGGGCTACAATCAAACATTCAGAATCTTGGAAACGTTTCTGCTATGAGTTTGGGTGGCTCATTAGGACCAGCAATCACCGGAACTATGACAGGAACAGGACTCTCTAGTTGCTTAAATAATCCACCGACTAGTTTACCTGGAGGACTCACGAGTACACTCGCTGGCTTAGCGTCAAACTTATCTGGTGCACTGGGAAATCCTCTATCGAATCTAACAGGAGGAAGTCAATTGGGAGCGTTGAATACTAGTTTAACGGGCGCGAGTGGGTATGGATCTGGCGCTGGTACTTATACAAATCCACTCCTGTCTAGTGGCTTGGGAACAAACACAATGAATATTAAACTTAAGCCGATAGATGAAATAGATCTCGGCTTAAGTCGATACGGAACTAATAATCCATCTATGGTCAGAGCCGCTACGCCTGTGACACCGCACCAACCTACTTGGAACTTAGCATTAGATAGCCAATATGGAACTGATAGAATAGGAAATTTAGAAAACTTTCTTCACGATCGAGGTCCGAGATCTATAAGACTTTTACCCAGTAATATGATGGATACAGACG tAAGAAATACCCATTATATGAATGGTGGTGCAACTTCTGAGCCTCAAGTTGACATGTTGGACATTCCGGGAAAAGGTCGATGTTGCGTTTATATCGCTAGATTTTCTTACGAACCGCCAGA AGTTGAAACTGCGGAAGGAGAGTTGTCTATCTGCTCTGGCGATTACCTGTTAGTATGGGGACCTCCAGATCCTAATGCAACAATGCTCGATGCAGAATTATTAGACGGCCGACGTGGTCTCGTACCTGCAAATTTCGTACAAAGATTAGTAGGGGACGATCTTTTGGAGTTTCATCAG gCCGTAGTAGCTACATTGCGTGATGCTGATGAAACTGCAACCACAGCTATAAGTGACCTCTCGCTCAGTAGAGATGTGGCACGTCTTAGCGAAATGGCAGATATCAATGAGGGCCCTGAAGATGACGACAATG TGCCTGCGCCGCGACAGCTGACATTGGAGAGGCAACTCAACAAATCCGTGCTGATCGGATGGACGGCGCCCGAGGGGGTCCAGCAAGCGAACATTGAAAGTTACCACGTTTACGTCGACGGCGTCCTAAAAACTACGGTTAAAGCGACTGAGCGTACGCGCGCCCTGGTTGAAGGAGTAGATGCTAATCGG CCACATCGTATAAGCGTCCGTTCAGTGACGGCCACTAGACGCACGTCGAGGGACGCAGCCTGCACCATGGTGATAGGCCGAGACACAGGCAATATGGGACCTACGTGCGTTAGAGCAAGCGGAGTCACTTGTTCCCAGGCTGTTATATCATGGCTCCCGGCTAATTCTAATCACCAGCATGTCGTCTGTGTCAATAATGTTGAA GTTCGTACTGTGAAACCGGGTGTATATAGACATACCATAACAGGCCTCGCACCAAGTACTCAATATAGGGTAACAGTCAGAGCTAAACACTTGAGGGCCGGGCCGCCTGGAGTCCCAATCGAAGAAGCTCCCGGAGCTTACACTGACTTCAGAACTTTACCAAAAGGTCTACCGGATCCACCAAACGAAATAATG GTGGAAGCTGGACCTCAGGACGGCACTCTGCTCGTGACGTGGCAGCCGGTGCTGCGCCCGCCCGCCTCCGGTCCGGTCACGGGCTACGCCGTGTACGCCGACGGCAAGAAGGTGACCGATGTCGATTCCCCGACCGGTGATCATGCGCTCATCGACATTGGCAAATTGATCGGCCTCAATCCCAAATGCGTTACT GTTAGAACCAAATCGCGAGACAGCCAGTCGAGCGACAGTGCTCCTACAGCCATACCACCTGCTGTACTTCGGGGAGTCGTCGCTAGGGTTCCTCGTGGACCAGGTGTCGGTCCCACCCAGCCAACTCAAGGCTTTCGAGGGCAACGACCTCAACCTTACCAGCAACATCAGCAAGTGATAGAGCATGACGAAAATCTTTCTGATAAGGAAATATACCCTACCGCTAACCGTCATGATCCACAAACAACTCAG CAATCGGGGATACCGGCCATCGAAATCACTAAAGAGGGAGCAGTGGAGGCCAGTAGCGAGGACGAAGAGGCGACGCGTCGCCGCCCGCAG CAGGCGTCCCAACCTGCACAAGCGTCGCAGCAGCCTTCGAGTCAGCAGTTCCCGAATACACCAGCCTACCATGGCACGCAGCAACCCCCCTTTCAACAGGGCGGCCAATTCCCAAGTAACCAGCCGACCCAGTACCCCAGCCAGCCCCAGCCGTATCAGAACCCTCCGCCCAGAAACCACCACGAGAGAGGACGACCCCCTAACCCTCACCAG CAGCAGCAAATGCAACAAATGCAGCAAATGCAGCAAGGTCAACAAGGTCCAATGCCTCAGTATGGCCCCCGAGGCGCACCTCCGATGGGGCCCAGAGGCCCTCAACCTGGCCAACGTCCGCAGCAGGGTCACACACAAACCAAGAGGTGTCGTTATTTCATGGCGCTATTCGACTACGACCCTGCAACCATGAGTCCTAATCCTGAGAGTTGTGATGAAGAATTGCCATTTAGCGATGGAGACATTATAAAG GTTTGGGGTGACAAAGACGCCGACGGCTTCTACTGGGGTGAGAGCCGTGGTCGTCGAGGCTATGTTCCCCATAACATGGTTGCCGAGGTATCAGAGCAAGAGGCCACGGGACAGACCACCGCCAAGCCCcgggacagatggacggacgcgTACGCCAACCAGCCTGTTCGAAGAATGGTCGCCCTATACGACTACGACCCCCAGGAACTTAGTCCTAACGTTGATGCCGAT GCGGAGCTGAGCTTTCAAACAGGGCAAATAATCCATGTGTACGGAGAAATGGACGATGATGGATTTTTCATGGCAGAGATCGATGGTGTTAGAGGACTGGTGCCGAGCAACTTTCTCGCGGAAGCCACTGACCAGTACGGAGCGGGCAGTCAGCCTAGTCAAG GCGTTGGAGTACCGGGCGGCAGAATGGCAAACCCAGGCACAATCCCCGGAGGCGGGCAGGGCCGCGGCCGAGGCGCGCCCTGCGGCCCTGGCGCGCGCGGTCCGCCTCCGCCGCCCCGGGACAACGTCGCGCCGGCACCGAGGAACCATCATCGAAAAACAG ATGCCTGCCCTCTTCCCCCTTCTCAGTTAGACCACAACACATGCGCCAGTAATCCAGAACAGGCGAATTCTCAG CAGGCGAGGGCGAGAGGCGCGGCGAGCGCGCCGCAGACGAGCATCGCGCGCACGAGCGCTGGTAACGCAAGCACGCCCACCGCGCAGTCGCCCGGCTCCGcagccacgctggccatgccGCCCATCGGCACCACCACGGCCGTGAGCACatcgccggcgcggcgcggcggcccgGCCGTCGTGCCCGCGCCCACCGCGCAGCCCGCCACGCAGGCGCAGCAGCTGCCGCCCACGTCGCAGCCCAACCTCATGCAGAAGTTCAGTGAGATGACCGCGCCCGGTGGCGACATCCTCAGCAAGGGCAAGGAGCTCATCTTCATGAAGTTCGGCCTCGGCGGCAAATAA
- the Rbp gene encoding RIMS-binding protein 2 isoform X9 encodes MNAYGMSSGAETDALSRRLREAERARADAERMHADALAQLRSAQRSPHDSHNVEQLQSRVRELEKKAALETVRCEELQLELSSAMRARGTTTTATWSTQASQPASEIERIMAKIEQDNRILAELEHSRSTTHGIHSSGSNQALGEFHSPTPSPLPHSYTTATGHAALCQSNTMPTLSSLHATSQFTAPSSNSMAYSMSAHNPTSYSNPVSGSYGMSNTHQVTFTNPVTAPLVNNISQISSTLAGLQSNIQNLGNVSAMSLGGSLGPAITGTMTGTGLSSCLNNPPTSLPGGLTSTLAGLASNLSGALGNPLSNLTGGSQLGALNTSLTGASGYGSGAGTYTNPLLSSGLGTNTMNIKLKPIDEIDLGLSRYGTNNPSMVRAATPVTPHQPTWNLALDSQYGTDRIGNLENFLHDRGPRSIRLLPSNMMDTDVRNTHYMNGGATSEPQVDMLDIPGKGRCCVYIARFSYEPPEVETAEGELSICSGDYLLVWGPPDPNATMLDAELLDGRRGLVPANFVQRLVGDDLLEFHQAVVATLRDADETATTAISDLSLSRDVARLSEMADINEGPEDDDNVPAPRQLTLERQLNKSVLIGWTAPEGVQQANIESYHVYVDGVLKTTVKATERTRALVEGVDANRPHRISVRSVTATRRTSRDAACTMVIGRDTGNMGPTCVRASGVTCSQAVISWLPANSNHQHVVCVNNVEVRTVKPGVYRHTITGLAPSTQYRVTVRAKHLRAGPPGVPIEEAPGAYTDFRTLPKGLPDPPNEIMVEAGPQDGTLLVTWQPVLRPPASGPVTGYAVYADGKKVTDVDSPTGDHALIDIGKLIGLNPKCVTVRTKSRDSQSSDSAPTAIPPAVLRGVVARVPRGPGVGPTQPTQGFRGQRPQPYQQHQQVIEHDENLSDKEIYPTANRHDPQTTQPTSGFGTGLLKSIFDKITPSQQQMQQMQQMQQGQQGPMPQYGPRGAPPMGPRGPQPGQRPQQGHTQTKRCRYFMALFDYDPATMSPNPESCDEELPFSDGDIIKVWGDKDADGFYWGESRGRRGYVPHNMVAEVSEQEATGQTTAKPRDRWTDAYANQPVRRMVALYDYDPQELSPNVDADAELSFQTGQIIHVYGEMDDDGFFMAEIDGVRGLVPSNFLAEATDQYGAGSQPSQGVGVPGGRMANPGTIPGGGQGRGRGAPCGPGARGPPPPPRDNVAPAPRNHHRKTDACPLPPSQLDHNTCASNPEQANSQQARARGAASAPQTSIARTSAGNASTPTAQSPGSAATLAMPPIGTTTAVSTSPARRGGPAVVPAPTAQPATQAQQLPPTSQPNLMQKFSEMTAPGGDILSKGKELIFMKFGLGGK; translated from the exons ATGAATGCGTACGGCATGTCGAGCGGCGCCGAGACGGACGCGCTGTCGCGGCGGCTGCGCGAGGCGGAGCGCGCGCGCGCGGATGCGGAGCGCATGCACGCCGACGCGCTCGCGCAGCTCCGCTCGGCACAGCGCTCGCCGCACGACTCGCACAACGTCGAACAGCTGCAGTCCAGGGTGCGGGAACTTGAGAAAAAG GCAGCCTTGGAAACGGTTCGTTGTGAGGAGCTCCAGCTAGAGCTGTCTTCGGCGATGCGGGCGCGCGGCACCACGACCACGGCCACGTGGTCGACGCAGGCCTCCCAGCCGGCCTCGGAGATAGAACGAATTATGGCTAAGATCGAACAAGATAACCGCATTCTGGCCGAATTAGAACATTCTAGATCCACGACCCATG GTATACATTCAAGCGGATCAAACCAGGCGCTTGGAGAATTTCATTCGCCGACACCGTCGCCGTTACCTCATTCGTACACAACCGCGACAGGTCACGCTGCCCTCTGCCAGAGTAACACCATGCCCACTCTCTCCTCTCTACATGCCACATCTCAGTTCACTGCCCCTAGCTCTAACTCCATGGCTTACTCTATGAGTGCGCACAATCCAACCTCCTATTCAAATCCTGTGTCTGGCTCTTACGGTATGAGCAATACACATCAAGTCACATTTACAAATCCTGTCACGGCTCCTCTCGTAAATAATATTAGTCAAATCTCAAGTACTCTGGCAGGGCTACAATCAAACATTCAGAATCTTGGAAACGTTTCTGCTATGAGTTTGGGTGGCTCATTAGGACCAGCAATCACCGGAACTATGACAGGAACAGGACTCTCTAGTTGCTTAAATAATCCACCGACTAGTTTACCTGGAGGACTCACGAGTACACTCGCTGGCTTAGCGTCAAACTTATCTGGTGCACTGGGAAATCCTCTATCGAATCTAACAGGAGGAAGTCAATTGGGAGCGTTGAATACTAGTTTAACGGGCGCGAGTGGGTATGGATCTGGCGCTGGTACTTATACAAATCCACTCCTGTCTAGTGGCTTGGGAACAAACACAATGAATATTAAACTTAAGCCGATAGATGAAATAGATCTCGGCTTAAGTCGATACGGAACTAATAATCCATCTATGGTCAGAGCCGCTACGCCTGTGACACCGCACCAACCTACTTGGAACTTAGCATTAGATAGCCAATATGGAACTGATAGAATAGGAAATTTAGAAAACTTTCTTCACGATCGAGGTCCGAGATCTATAAGACTTTTACCCAGTAATATGATGGATACAGACG tAAGAAATACCCATTATATGAATGGTGGTGCAACTTCTGAGCCTCAAGTTGACATGTTGGACATTCCGGGAAAAGGTCGATGTTGCGTTTATATCGCTAGATTTTCTTACGAACCGCCAGA AGTTGAAACTGCGGAAGGAGAGTTGTCTATCTGCTCTGGCGATTACCTGTTAGTATGGGGACCTCCAGATCCTAATGCAACAATGCTCGATGCAGAATTATTAGACGGCCGACGTGGTCTCGTACCTGCAAATTTCGTACAAAGATTAGTAGGGGACGATCTTTTGGAGTTTCATCAG gCCGTAGTAGCTACATTGCGTGATGCTGATGAAACTGCAACCACAGCTATAAGTGACCTCTCGCTCAGTAGAGATGTGGCACGTCTTAGCGAAATGGCAGATATCAATGAGGGCCCTGAAGATGACGACAATG TGCCTGCGCCGCGACAGCTGACATTGGAGAGGCAACTCAACAAATCCGTGCTGATCGGATGGACGGCGCCCGAGGGGGTCCAGCAAGCGAACATTGAAAGTTACCACGTTTACGTCGACGGCGTCCTAAAAACTACGGTTAAAGCGACTGAGCGTACGCGCGCCCTGGTTGAAGGAGTAGATGCTAATCGG CCACATCGTATAAGCGTCCGTTCAGTGACGGCCACTAGACGCACGTCGAGGGACGCAGCCTGCACCATGGTGATAGGCCGAGACACAGGCAATATGGGACCTACGTGCGTTAGAGCAAGCGGAGTCACTTGTTCCCAGGCTGTTATATCATGGCTCCCGGCTAATTCTAATCACCAGCATGTCGTCTGTGTCAATAATGTTGAA GTTCGTACTGTGAAACCGGGTGTATATAGACATACCATAACAGGCCTCGCACCAAGTACTCAATATAGGGTAACAGTCAGAGCTAAACACTTGAGGGCCGGGCCGCCTGGAGTCCCAATCGAAGAAGCTCCCGGAGCTTACACTGACTTCAGAACTTTACCAAAAGGTCTACCGGATCCACCAAACGAAATAATG GTGGAAGCTGGACCTCAGGACGGCACTCTGCTCGTGACGTGGCAGCCGGTGCTGCGCCCGCCCGCCTCCGGTCCGGTCACGGGCTACGCCGTGTACGCCGACGGCAAGAAGGTGACCGATGTCGATTCCCCGACCGGTGATCATGCGCTCATCGACATTGGCAAATTGATCGGCCTCAATCCCAAATGCGTTACT GTTAGAACCAAATCGCGAGACAGCCAGTCGAGCGACAGTGCTCCTACAGCCATACCACCTGCTGTACTTCGGGGAGTCGTCGCTAGGGTTCCTCGTGGACCAGGTGTCGGTCCCACCCAGCCAACTCAAGGCTTTCGAGGGCAACGACCTCAACCTTACCAGCAACATCAGCAAGTGATAGAGCATGACGAAAATCTTTCTGATAAGGAAATATACCCTACCGCTAACCGTCATGATCCACAAACAACTCAG CCCACGAGCGGATTCGGCACAGGCCTCCTAAAGAGTATATTCGACAAAATAACCCCTTCG CAGCAGCAAATGCAACAAATGCAGCAAATGCAGCAAGGTCAACAAGGTCCAATGCCTCAGTATGGCCCCCGAGGCGCACCTCCGATGGGGCCCAGAGGCCCTCAACCTGGCCAACGTCCGCAGCAGGGTCACACACAAACCAAGAGGTGTCGTTATTTCATGGCGCTATTCGACTACGACCCTGCAACCATGAGTCCTAATCCTGAGAGTTGTGATGAAGAATTGCCATTTAGCGATGGAGACATTATAAAG GTTTGGGGTGACAAAGACGCCGACGGCTTCTACTGGGGTGAGAGCCGTGGTCGTCGAGGCTATGTTCCCCATAACATGGTTGCCGAGGTATCAGAGCAAGAGGCCACGGGACAGACCACCGCCAAGCCCcgggacagatggacggacgcgTACGCCAACCAGCCTGTTCGAAGAATGGTCGCCCTATACGACTACGACCCCCAGGAACTTAGTCCTAACGTTGATGCCGAT GCGGAGCTGAGCTTTCAAACAGGGCAAATAATCCATGTGTACGGAGAAATGGACGATGATGGATTTTTCATGGCAGAGATCGATGGTGTTAGAGGACTGGTGCCGAGCAACTTTCTCGCGGAAGCCACTGACCAGTACGGAGCGGGCAGTCAGCCTAGTCAAG GCGTTGGAGTACCGGGCGGCAGAATGGCAAACCCAGGCACAATCCCCGGAGGCGGGCAGGGCCGCGGCCGAGGCGCGCCCTGCGGCCCTGGCGCGCGCGGTCCGCCTCCGCCGCCCCGGGACAACGTCGCGCCGGCACCGAGGAACCATCATCGAAAAACAG ATGCCTGCCCTCTTCCCCCTTCTCAGTTAGACCACAACACATGCGCCAGTAATCCAGAACAGGCGAATTCTCAG CAGGCGAGGGCGAGAGGCGCGGCGAGCGCGCCGCAGACGAGCATCGCGCGCACGAGCGCTGGTAACGCAAGCACGCCCACCGCGCAGTCGCCCGGCTCCGcagccacgctggccatgccGCCCATCGGCACCACCACGGCCGTGAGCACatcgccggcgcggcgcggcggcccgGCCGTCGTGCCCGCGCCCACCGCGCAGCCCGCCACGCAGGCGCAGCAGCTGCCGCCCACGTCGCAGCCCAACCTCATGCAGAAGTTCAGTGAGATGACCGCGCCCGGTGGCGACATCCTCAGCAAGGGCAAGGAGCTCATCTTCATGAAGTTCGGCCTCGGCGGCAAATAA